In Mycobacteriales bacterium, one DNA window encodes the following:
- a CDS encoding DUF501 domain-containing protein gives MTCVAHRCPCGLPDVVETRPRLEDGTPFPTLYYLTCPRLASAIGTLEADGLMREQTARLPGDPELRARYEAAAADYVARRDALEVLENVPAQGGMPVRVKCLHVLVAHSLAVGEGVNPFGDEALGKLPPWWVRGPCVDPDDPAAVSRRNTRSS, from the coding sequence ATGACCTGCGTCGCGCACCGCTGTCCGTGCGGGTTGCCGGACGTCGTCGAGACCAGGCCGCGGCTGGAGGACGGGACGCCGTTCCCCACGCTCTACTACCTGACGTGTCCACGGCTGGCCTCGGCCATCGGGACGCTCGAGGCAGACGGGCTGATGAGGGAGCAGACCGCCCGGCTGCCCGGTGACCCCGAGCTGCGGGCGCGTTACGAAGCGGCCGCGGCGGACTACGTCGCGCGGCGCGACGCCCTGGAGGTGCTGGAGAACGTGCCCGCCCAGGGCGGCATGCCGGTGCGGGTGAAGTGCCTGCACGTCCTGGTCGCGCACAGCCTGGCCGTCGGCGAGGGCGTCAATCCCTTCGGCGACGAGGCGCTCGGGAAGCTGCCGCCATGGTGGGTGAGGGGCCCGTGCGTGGACCCCGACGACCCGGCTGCGGTCTCGCGCAGGAACACCCGGTCCTCGTGA
- a CDS encoding caspase family protein codes for MPRRRSPRWFVEATAWSLGLVLLVGLGATQAIEPPREQIVESATPAFREPVREQLALGPSTPPEPPEPPRKAPVRAAARPALDVESVLGPPPGPQHDPRPARTAAPADRYAFLVGVQDYRRPTADTIGSRKDVQYIATMLQASGWRSENIRVITDGQVTGRAIRGGMAWLAAKGRPGTFTLFHYSGHVKQHGGQRESLWPVDRDFVRDTQVTAALSKVQGRLWVDIAGCEAASFLDGLPSDRVLFSGSSKATEKSYEYPPWGMSVWTGLVFDLGLRQSQADADRDGRTTIGEALRYSTYYAQAITLGQRPYGRQTPQVAGDPVRGWTLADPPG; via the coding sequence GTGCCCCGCCGCCGCTCGCCCCGCTGGTTCGTGGAGGCGACCGCCTGGAGTCTGGGCCTGGTGCTGTTGGTCGGGCTCGGTGCGACGCAGGCGATCGAGCCGCCGCGCGAACAGATCGTCGAGTCGGCCACGCCCGCATTCAGGGAGCCGGTGCGCGAGCAGCTGGCGCTCGGCCCGTCGACCCCGCCCGAGCCACCCGAGCCGCCCCGGAAGGCGCCGGTCCGCGCCGCCGCCCGGCCGGCCCTGGACGTGGAGTCCGTGCTGGGCCCGCCGCCGGGTCCGCAGCACGACCCGCGGCCGGCTCGCACCGCCGCGCCCGCTGACCGCTACGCCTTCCTGGTCGGGGTGCAGGACTACCGCCGGCCGACCGCCGACACGATCGGCAGCCGCAAGGACGTGCAGTACATCGCCACGATGCTGCAGGCCAGCGGCTGGCGGTCGGAGAACATCAGGGTGATCACCGACGGCCAGGTGACCGGCCGGGCGATCCGCGGGGGCATGGCCTGGCTCGCCGCGAAGGGCCGGCCCGGCACCTTCACGCTCTTCCACTACAGCGGCCACGTGAAGCAGCACGGTGGGCAGCGCGAGTCGCTGTGGCCGGTAGACCGCGACTTCGTCCGCGACACGCAGGTCACCGCCGCGCTGAGCAAGGTGCAGGGCCGCCTGTGGGTCGACATCGCCGGCTGCGAGGCGGCCAGCTTCCTCGACGGGCTGCCGAGCGACCGGGTGCTGTTCAGCGGCAGCTCGAAGGCGACCGAGAAGTCCTACGAGTACCCCCCGTGGGGGATGTCGGTGTGGACCGGCCTGGTCTTCGACCTCGGCCTGCGCCAGAGTCAGGCCGACGCCGACAGGGACGGCCGGACCACCATCGGTGAGGCGCTGCGCTACTCGACCTACTACGCCCAGGCCATCACGCTCGGACAGCGCCCGTACGGCCGGCAGACTCCGCAGGTCGCCGGTGATCCCGTCCGCGGCTGGACCCTGGCCGACCCCCCCGGCTAG
- a CDS encoding DUF2269 family protein yields the protein MRYSGAYAVVLALHLLTVVFVVGPSAVAGVVSVRHARAGRADALRDASRTTRIYALATLLTVLLGTALIGLGDVGAQWGLGQPWVSASYALWVVALALTLGLVVPAQEKAAGAIEAGGDGSAFAGRIAAGAGLAMLAWSVIVVLMVTKPGA from the coding sequence ATGAGGTACTCGGGGGCTTACGCCGTCGTCCTGGCCCTGCACCTGCTGACCGTCGTGTTCGTGGTCGGCCCGTCGGCGGTCGCGGGGGTCGTTTCCGTCCGGCACGCCCGCGCCGGCCGGGCCGACGCGCTGCGCGACGCGAGCCGCACCACCCGGATCTACGCCCTGGCGACGCTGCTCACCGTGCTGCTCGGTACGGCGCTGATCGGGCTGGGTGACGTCGGCGCACAGTGGGGGCTGGGCCAGCCGTGGGTGTCGGCGTCGTACGCCCTGTGGGTCGTGGCGCTCGCGCTGACCCTGGGGCTGGTCGTGCCCGCGCAGGAAAAGGCGGCGGGAGCCATCGAGGCCGGCGGCGACGGGAGTGCCTTCGCAGGGCGCATCGCGGCCGGCGCCGGTCTCGCGATGCTCGCCTGGTCGGTCATCGTCGTGCTGATGGTGACCAAGCCCGGCGCCTAG
- a CDS encoding cystathionine beta-synthase: MQVTDHVIDLVGSTPLVRLTRVTAGLSTQVLAKVEYFNPGGSVKDRIALAMVEDAERTGALQPGGVIVEPTSGNTGVGLALVAQKKGYSCVFVCPDKVARDKIDVLRAYGARVEVCPTAVDPDDPRSYYSVSDRLAREIPGAWKPDQYSNPANPRSHYEGTGPEVWAQTDGRVTHFVAGAGTGGTLGGVGRYLKEVSDGRVKIYGADPIGSVYSGGDGRPYLVEGVGEDFWPTTYDASVPDGILAVSDRDSFAMTRRLAREEGLLVGGSCGMAVVAALRVAVDAGPDDVVVVLLPDGGRGYLSKIFNDDWMADYGFLHADSDTTTVADVLAGKGSDGPLPSFVHTHPTETVREAIDILREYGVSQMPVVRAEPPVMIAEIVGAVHDRDLLDALFAGKAQLADRLAEHMAAPLPMVGAGEPVQAAMVALEKADAAVVVADGRPVGVLTRQDVLAFLSHA; this comes from the coding sequence GTGCAGGTGACCGACCACGTGATCGACCTCGTCGGGAGCACGCCGCTCGTCCGGCTGACCAGAGTGACCGCGGGGTTGTCAACCCAGGTCCTGGCCAAGGTGGAGTACTTCAACCCCGGCGGCTCGGTGAAGGACCGGATCGCGCTGGCCATGGTCGAGGACGCCGAGCGGACCGGCGCGCTGCAGCCCGGCGGCGTGATCGTCGAGCCGACCAGCGGCAACACCGGCGTCGGGCTGGCGCTGGTGGCGCAGAAGAAGGGCTACTCCTGCGTCTTCGTCTGCCCCGACAAGGTCGCCCGGGACAAGATCGACGTGCTGCGGGCCTACGGCGCGCGGGTCGAGGTCTGTCCGACGGCCGTCGACCCGGACGACCCGCGCTCCTACTACTCTGTCAGCGACCGGTTGGCCCGCGAGATCCCCGGCGCGTGGAAACCCGACCAGTACTCCAACCCGGCCAACCCCCGGTCGCACTACGAGGGGACGGGGCCGGAGGTCTGGGCCCAGACCGACGGGCGGGTCACCCACTTCGTCGCCGGCGCCGGCACCGGCGGCACGCTCGGCGGCGTCGGGCGCTACCTCAAGGAGGTCAGCGACGGCCGGGTCAAAATCTACGGCGCCGACCCGATCGGCTCGGTCTACTCGGGCGGCGACGGCCGGCCCTACCTGGTCGAGGGCGTGGGGGAGGATTTCTGGCCCACGACGTACGACGCCTCGGTCCCTGACGGCATCCTCGCCGTCAGCGACCGTGACTCCTTCGCGATGACCCGCCGACTGGCCCGCGAGGAGGGGCTGCTCGTCGGCGGCTCCTGCGGCATGGCCGTGGTGGCGGCGCTGCGGGTCGCCGTTGATGCGGGCCCGGACGACGTCGTGGTGGTGCTGTTGCCGGACGGCGGGCGGGGTTACCTGTCGAAGATCTTCAACGACGACTGGATGGCCGACTACGGCTTCCTGCACGCCGACAGCGACACCACCACGGTGGCCGACGTGCTGGCCGGCAAGGGTTCGGACGGGCCGCTGCCGTCGTTCGTGCACACCCACCCGACGGAGACGGTGCGTGAGGCGATCGACATCCTGCGGGAGTACGGCGTCTCACAGATGCCGGTCGTGCGGGCCGAGCCGCCGGTCATGATCGCCGAGATCGTCGGCGCCGTGCACGACCGCGATCTGCTCGACGCGCTGTTCGCCGGCAAGGCCCAGCTGGCCGACCGGCTGGCCGAGCACATGGCGGCGCCGCTGCCGATGGTCGGCGCCGGTGAGCCGGTGCAGGCCGCGATGGTGGCGCTCGAGAAGGCCGACGCGGCGGTGGTGGTGGCGGACGGCCGGCCGGTCGGGGTCCTCACCCGGCAGGACGTGCTGGCCTTCCTGTCCCACGCCTGA
- a CDS encoding Bax inhibitor-1/YccA family protein: MRSMESSNPVFARSEPLRTASQGVGFHTPAPSPDDVAAIYDTPQRMTMDDVIVKTGILLSIVVGVGAASWYLQVPIGLALLAGLVGFALAMVNIFKKSVSPGLVMAYAGAQGVFLGVISASYEGQYRGIVVQAVIGTAAVFGAVLFGYKSGKLRATPKFAKVVTFGLVGMVAVFFLNILANAFGAGDALGLTTGGPIAILFTLGLITFGALTFVLDFDQADRMVATGVAEKESWRVGFGLIVGLVFLYLNILRLLSYLQGND; the protein is encoded by the coding sequence ATGCGCAGCATGGAGTCCAGTAACCCCGTCTTCGCGCGCAGCGAGCCGCTGCGCACCGCTTCCCAGGGTGTCGGCTTCCACACGCCGGCCCCGTCCCCCGACGACGTCGCGGCGATCTACGACACGCCGCAGCGCATGACGATGGACGACGTCATCGTCAAGACCGGCATCCTGCTCTCGATCGTGGTCGGCGTCGGTGCCGCGTCGTGGTACCTCCAGGTGCCGATCGGCCTCGCGCTGCTCGCCGGTCTCGTCGGCTTCGCCCTCGCGATGGTCAACATCTTCAAGAAGTCGGTCAGCCCCGGCCTGGTGATGGCCTACGCCGGCGCACAGGGCGTGTTCCTCGGCGTCATCAGCGCCAGCTACGAGGGCCAGTACCGCGGCATCGTCGTACAGGCGGTCATCGGCACAGCCGCCGTCTTCGGTGCGGTGCTGTTCGGCTACAAGAGCGGCAAGCTCCGGGCGACGCCGAAGTTCGCCAAGGTCGTCACCTTCGGCCTGGTCGGCATGGTGGCCGTCTTCTTCCTCAACATCCTGGCCAACGCCTTCGGCGCCGGCGACGCGCTGGGTCTGACCACCGGCGGGCCGATCGCGATCCTGTTCACCCTCGGCCTGATCACCTTCGGCGCCCTCACCTTCGTGCTCGACTTCGACCAGGCCGACCGGATGGTCGCCACGGGCGTGGCCGAGAAGGAGTCCTGGCGGGTGGGCTTCGGCCTGATCGTCGGACTGGTCTTCCTCTACCTCAACATCCTCCGCCTGCTGTCCTACCTCCAGGGCAACGACTAG
- a CDS encoding Ppx/GppA phosphatase family protein, giving the protein MRVAAVDCGTNSLRLLVADVDGHAKVDVHREMRVVRLGQDVDRTGELAPEALERTRLALSDYAGVCRELGVERTRMVATSATRDARNREDFHAMVLAVLGAPPEVVSGDEEAALSFDGATRGLDPDDGPFLVMDIGGGSTELVLGTVADGRGAVAAARSVDVGCVRLTERHLLADPPGTEQVAGAMADIDAALALVREVVPVEQARTAVGLAGSVTTVAALALDLPAYDADRIHLSRLSADQIRTVADRLLAMTRQERAALPVMHPGRVDVIGAGALILAVLVGRLGLPEVLVSEADILDGIAWSIPGASAS; this is encoded by the coding sequence GTGAGGGTCGCCGCCGTCGACTGCGGCACCAACTCCCTCCGGCTGCTGGTCGCCGATGTCGACGGACATGCCAAGGTCGACGTGCATCGCGAGATGCGGGTGGTGCGGCTCGGCCAGGACGTCGACCGCACCGGCGAGCTGGCTCCCGAGGCGCTCGAGCGGACCCGCCTCGCGCTGAGCGACTACGCCGGCGTCTGCCGCGAGCTGGGGGTGGAGCGGACCCGGATGGTCGCCACCAGCGCGACCCGCGACGCGCGCAACCGCGAGGACTTCCACGCCATGGTGCTGGCCGTCCTCGGCGCACCGCCCGAGGTCGTCAGCGGTGACGAGGAGGCGGCGTTGTCCTTCGACGGCGCCACCCGCGGACTCGATCCCGATGACGGCCCGTTCCTCGTCATGGACATCGGCGGCGGGTCCACCGAGCTGGTGCTGGGGACCGTCGCCGACGGGCGGGGGGCCGTCGCGGCGGCCCGTTCGGTCGACGTCGGCTGCGTCCGGCTGACCGAACGGCACCTGCTCGCCGACCCGCCGGGTACAGAGCAGGTGGCGGGCGCCATGGCCGACATCGACGCCGCGCTGGCCCTGGTGCGGGAGGTGGTCCCGGTCGAGCAGGCCCGCACCGCCGTGGGCCTGGCCGGGTCGGTCACCACGGTGGCCGCGCTCGCCCTCGACCTCCCGGCGTACGACGCGGACCGGATCCACCTCTCGCGGCTGTCCGCCGACCAGATCCGCACGGTGGCGGACCGGCTGCTCGCGATGACGAGGCAGGAGCGCGCGGCGCTGCCGGTCATGCACCCCGGCCGGGTGGACGTCATCGGTGCCGGCGCGCTGATCCTGGCCGTCCTCGTCGGCCGGCTCGGGCTGCCCGAGGTGCTGGTCAGCGAGGCCGACATCCTCGACGGCATCGCCTGGAGCATCCCTGGCGCCTCCGCCTCGTGA
- a CDS encoding uracil-DNA glycosylase, producing the protein MEHPWRLRLVIPPGSGHPRDRATPATPVAHEPGDVARLAATARSLEDLDARSSVCRACPRLVAWREEVATARRASFADQDYWGRPVTGWGPQDARIAAVGLAPAAHGGNRTGRIFTGDRSGDWLFASLHRVGLAASPTSTSAYDGQSLVDIRITLPVRCAPPANKPTPAERDTCASWLSAEWRFLQPTVRAVVVLGGYGWAALWPTLRGAGEAVPAPVPKFAHGAEVTLPSGLTVLGCFHVSQQNTFTGRLTEPMLDAVFTRAKGLAGVG; encoded by the coding sequence CTGGAGCATCCCTGGCGCCTCCGCCTCGTGATCCCGCCGGGCAGCGGCCACCCGCGCGACCGTGCCACGCCCGCGACGCCGGTGGCGCACGAACCGGGTGACGTGGCGCGTCTCGCAGCGACCGCCCGATCGCTGGAGGACCTGGACGCCCGCTCCTCGGTCTGCCGGGCCTGCCCGCGGCTGGTCGCCTGGCGCGAGGAGGTGGCGACCGCCAGGCGCGCGTCGTTCGCCGACCAGGACTACTGGGGCCGGCCGGTCACCGGTTGGGGGCCGCAGGACGCGAGGATCGCCGCCGTCGGGCTGGCGCCGGCCGCGCACGGCGGCAACCGCACCGGCCGGATCTTCACCGGCGACCGCAGCGGGGACTGGCTGTTCGCTTCGCTGCACCGGGTCGGCCTGGCCGCCTCCCCCACCTCCACGAGCGCGTACGACGGGCAGTCGCTGGTCGACATCCGGATCACGCTGCCCGTGCGCTGTGCTCCGCCGGCGAACAAGCCGACGCCGGCGGAGCGGGACACCTGTGCGTCGTGGCTGTCGGCGGAGTGGCGGTTCCTGCAGCCGACGGTGCGGGCGGTGGTGGTGCTCGGCGGCTACGGCTGGGCGGCGCTGTGGCCGACCCTGCGCGGCGCGGGGGAGGCGGTGCCCGCGCCGGTGCCGAAGTTCGCGCACGGCGCCGAGGTGACGCTGCCGAGCGGCCTGACCGTGCTCGGCTGCTTCCACGTCAGCCAGCAGAACACCTTCACCGGCCGGCTGACCGAGCCCATGCTGGATGCCGTCTTCACCCGGGCGAAGGGGCTCGCCGGCGTGGGCTGA
- a CDS encoding acetyl-CoA C-acetyltransferase — MPEAVIVATARSPIGRAFKGSLKDVRPDDLAASIIQAALAKVPALDPREIDDLMLGCGLPGGEQGMNMGRVVATLLGFDHLPGTTITRYCSSSLQTTRMALHAIKAGEGDVFISAGVETVSRFLKGNSDMIAGQELTNPVFAEAQARTADRQASGAEDWSDPRENGQLPDVYIAMGETAENVARLEGVTREEMDEFAARSQQLAEKAIANGFFEREITPVTTPDGTVVSTDDGPRAGTTVEALAGLEPVFRPNGLITAGNACPLNDGASAVIIMSDTKAEELGLTPLARIVSTSVTGLSPEIMGLGPVEAIRKALALAGKSVDDIDLFEINEAFAAQVIPSYKKVGIPLDKLNISGGAIALGHPFGSTGARITNTLLNNLQTQDKTWGVESMCVGGGMGMAMVVERLS; from the coding sequence GTGCCCGAAGCCGTCATCGTCGCGACCGCCCGCTCACCCATCGGCCGCGCCTTCAAGGGCTCGCTCAAGGACGTCCGCCCGGACGACCTGGCGGCCAGCATCATCCAGGCGGCCCTGGCCAAGGTGCCCGCGCTCGACCCGCGCGAGATCGACGACCTGATGCTCGGCTGTGGCCTGCCCGGTGGGGAGCAGGGCATGAACATGGGCCGGGTCGTGGCGACGCTGCTCGGCTTCGACCACCTGCCCGGCACCACCATCACCCGCTACTGCTCGTCCTCGCTGCAGACCACCCGGATGGCGCTGCACGCCATCAAGGCGGGCGAGGGCGACGTCTTCATCTCCGCCGGTGTCGAGACGGTCAGCCGCTTCCTCAAGGGCAACAGCGACATGATTGCGGGCCAGGAGCTCACCAACCCGGTCTTCGCCGAGGCCCAGGCCCGGACGGCCGACCGCCAGGCCAGCGGCGCCGAGGACTGGAGCGACCCGCGCGAGAACGGCCAGCTCCCGGATGTCTACATCGCGATGGGTGAGACGGCCGAGAACGTCGCCCGCCTCGAGGGCGTCACGCGCGAGGAGATGGACGAGTTCGCGGCCCGCTCGCAGCAGCTCGCGGAGAAGGCCATCGCGAACGGCTTCTTCGAGCGCGAGATCACGCCGGTCACCACCCCCGACGGCACCGTCGTCAGCACCGACGACGGCCCCCGCGCCGGCACCACCGTCGAGGCGCTGGCCGGCCTCGAGCCGGTCTTCCGCCCCAACGGCCTGATCACCGCCGGCAACGCCTGCCCGCTCAACGACGGCGCGTCCGCCGTGATCATCATGAGCGACACCAAGGCCGAGGAGCTCGGCCTGACCCCGCTCGCCCGCATCGTCAGCACCTCGGTCACCGGCCTGTCGCCCGAGATCATGGGTCTGGGCCCGGTCGAGGCGATCCGCAAAGCCCTCGCGCTGGCCGGCAAGAGCGTCGACGACATCGACCTGTTCGAGATCAACGAGGCCTTCGCCGCGCAGGTCATCCCCTCCTACAAGAAGGTGGGCATCCCGCTCGACAAGCTCAACATCAGCGGTGGCGCCATCGCCCTGGGCCATCCCTTCGGCTCCACCGGGGCCCGCATCACCAACACCCTGCTGAACAACCTGCAGACGCAGGACAAGACGTGGGGCGTCGAGTCCATGTGCGTCGGCGGCGGCATGGGCATGGCGATGGTCGTCGAGCGCCTGAGCTGA
- a CDS encoding SGNH/GDSL hydrolase family protein, which translates to MRAPTVPRPGRRARYLAVKAAYGGGAAGGVAGLTFALLATEAKLARRTIGVPTTKAPKAAGSYGRGRRGDRPVHLVVIGDSAAAGLGCQTADQTPGALLAGGIARDLRCRVDLDVVAVTGARSAALDAQVARALRRPVDVAVVIIGANDVTHRVPIATSIRHLSQAVRTLRQAGAQVVVGTCPDLGSVKPVMQPLRTVAAHWSRRLAAAQTVATVNAGGVAVSLGDLLVREFHAHPHLWSADRFHPSADGYRRIVDAILPSVLESLGVQIPVSVPLSDSVQDVQLAARVAAREPGVEVDPLPEQEGAGRLARLRRRLPLVGRGAPLGPTDPADLAAEQTG; encoded by the coding sequence ATGAGGGCGCCGACCGTCCCCCGCCCCGGTCGGCGGGCCCGCTATCTCGCGGTCAAGGCGGCGTACGGCGGGGGCGCAGCCGGAGGTGTCGCCGGCCTGACCTTCGCGCTGCTGGCCACCGAGGCCAAGCTGGCCCGCCGGACGATCGGCGTGCCGACGACGAAGGCGCCGAAGGCGGCCGGGTCCTACGGCAGGGGCCGGCGGGGGGACAGGCCCGTGCACCTGGTCGTGATCGGCGACTCCGCCGCCGCCGGACTCGGCTGCCAGACCGCCGACCAGACTCCCGGCGCACTGCTCGCCGGCGGCATCGCGCGTGACCTGCGCTGCCGGGTGGACCTCGACGTCGTCGCCGTCACCGGCGCCCGCTCGGCCGCCCTCGACGCCCAGGTGGCCCGGGCCCTGCGCCGGCCGGTGGATGTGGCGGTCGTCATCATCGGCGCGAACGACGTCACGCACCGGGTACCCATCGCCACCTCGATCCGGCACCTGTCGCAGGCGGTCAGGACGCTGCGGCAGGCGGGTGCGCAGGTCGTGGTCGGCACCTGTCCGGACCTCGGCTCCGTCAAGCCGGTCATGCAGCCGCTGCGGACCGTGGCCGCGCACTGGAGCCGGCGGCTGGCCGCCGCGCAGACCGTTGCCACGGTGAACGCCGGTGGCGTCGCGGTCTCCCTGGGAGACCTGCTCGTGCGGGAGTTCCACGCCCACCCCCACCTGTGGAGCGCCGACCGCTTTCACCCCTCGGCCGACGGCTACCGCCGGATCGTGGACGCGATCCTGCCGAGCGTCCTCGAGAGCCTCGGCGTGCAGATCCCGGTCAGCGTCCCGCTCAGCGACAGCGTGCAGGACGTGCAGCTGGCCGCGCGCGTCGCCGCCCGCGAGCCCGGCGTGGAGGTCGATCCGCTGCCCGAGCAGGAGGGTGCGGGTCGGCTCGCCCGGCTGCGTCGGCGGCTGCCGCTGGTCGGCCGCGGCGCGCCGCTGGGCCCCACCGACCCAGCCGACCTGGCAGCGGAGCAGACCGGCTAG
- a CDS encoding septum formation initiator family protein, translating into MPSVAGRPEPGLPRRSALTPRAAILALLVCGLLVSAALPLREYLAQRGQIGELEQSQAAARERIAALEAERRRLEDPAYIAAEARRRLNFVLPGETAYVVLAPEELPLEQPDGAGAKGAGAPWYSQLWGSVQAADRPAPSPAP; encoded by the coding sequence GTGCCGTCGGTCGCCGGCCGGCCGGAGCCGGGTCTGCCCCGCCGCAGCGCACTGACCCCGAGGGCGGCCATCCTCGCGCTGCTCGTCTGCGGGCTGCTGGTCAGCGCGGCGCTGCCGCTGCGCGAGTACCTCGCCCAGCGCGGGCAGATCGGCGAACTCGAGCAATCCCAGGCCGCGGCGCGCGAGCGGATCGCCGCGCTGGAGGCCGAGCGCAGGCGGCTCGAGGACCCGGCCTACATCGCGGCCGAGGCCCGGCGCCGGCTGAACTTCGTCCTGCCCGGCGAGACGGCGTACGTCGTGCTGGCGCCGGAGGAGCTCCCCCTCGAGCAGCCGGACGGGGCGGGGGCCAAGGGTGCGGGCGCGCCCTGGTACTCCCAGCTGTGGGGCAGCGTGCAGGCGGCCGACCGGCCGGCACCCAGCCCGGCGCCGTGA
- a CDS encoding cystathionine gamma-synthase has protein sequence MDEAEQTAAQAAAGSAAFGSQVHGAADRWAGGGFGFQTLAIHAGQDPDPTTGAVVVPIYQTSTYVQSEVGEHKGYEYSRSGNPTRTALETCLAALEGGRTGLAFASGLAAEDCLLRTATVPGGHVVIPDDAYGGTYRLFAGVLERWGVAHTPVRLGDLDAVRAAVRPETSLIWCETPTNPLLNIADIAALAGVAHDAGARLVVDNTFASPYLQQPLALGADAVVHSTTKYLGGHSDVVGGALVTGDAAFGEELAFHQNALGGVPGAFDSWLVLRGAKTLGVRMDRHCANAARVVDLLAGHPAVAQVLYPGLPDHPGHAVAAEQMSGFGGMVSFRLTAGEPAALAVCKATQVFTLGESLGGVESLIEHPGRMTHASVAGSRLEVPADLVRLSVGIETAEDLLADLEQALAAV, from the coding sequence ATGGACGAGGCAGAGCAGACCGCCGCCCAGGCTGCCGCCGGGAGCGCCGCCTTCGGCTCCCAGGTGCACGGCGCCGCCGACCGGTGGGCCGGCGGCGGCTTCGGCTTCCAGACGCTGGCCATCCACGCCGGCCAGGACCCCGACCCCACCACCGGTGCGGTCGTGGTGCCCATCTACCAGACCTCCACGTACGTCCAGTCCGAGGTCGGCGAGCACAAGGGGTACGAGTACTCCCGCAGCGGCAACCCGACCCGCACCGCGCTGGAGACCTGCCTGGCCGCGCTCGAGGGCGGGCGTACCGGCCTGGCCTTCGCCAGCGGGCTGGCCGCGGAGGACTGCCTGTTGCGGACGGCGACCGTGCCCGGGGGCCACGTCGTGATCCCGGACGACGCCTACGGCGGGACCTACCGGTTGTTCGCCGGCGTGCTCGAGCGGTGGGGTGTGGCGCACACGCCGGTCCGGCTCGGCGACCTGGACGCGGTCCGCGCGGCGGTGCGGCCGGAGACCAGCCTGATCTGGTGCGAGACGCCGACCAATCCGTTGCTGAACATCGCCGACATCGCCGCGCTGGCCGGTGTCGCGCACGATGCCGGGGCGCGGCTGGTCGTCGACAACACCTTCGCCAGCCCCTACCTCCAGCAGCCGCTGGCGCTGGGGGCCGACGCCGTCGTGCACTCGACGACGAAGTACCTCGGCGGCCACTCCGACGTCGTCGGCGGTGCGCTGGTCACCGGCGACGCGGCCTTCGGGGAGGAGCTGGCGTTCCACCAGAACGCCCTCGGCGGCGTCCCTGGTGCCTTCGACTCCTGGCTGGTCCTGCGCGGCGCGAAGACCCTCGGCGTACGGATGGACCGGCACTGCGCGAACGCCGCCCGTGTCGTGGACCTGCTGGCCGGCCACCCGGCGGTGGCGCAGGTCCTCTATCCGGGTCTGCCCGACCACCCGGGCCACGCGGTCGCAGCGGAGCAGATGAGCGGCTTCGGCGGCATGGTGAGCTTCCGGCTGACGGCGGGCGAACCGGCCGCCCTCGCCGTCTGCAAGGCCACGCAGGTCTTCACCCTCGGCGAGTCGCTCGGCGGCGTCGAGTCCCTCATCGAGCACCCCGGCCGGATGACCCACGCCAGCGTCGCCGGCTCCCGGCTCGAGGTGCCCGCCGACCTCGTGCGCCTGTCGGTCGGCATCGAGACCGCCGAGGACCTGCTGGCCGACCTCGAGCAGGCGCTGGCCGCTGTCTGA
- a CDS encoding trypsin-like peptidase domain-containing protein — translation MTPSPRLFAGVAAAALTFGSLVAAAPASAAHTGPTIHPGVQTYTAGAQCTANFVFTDRTDTYIGQAAHCSGTGGSTETNGCRAKSLPLGTKVTVDGATRPATMVYNSWLTMRARGEKDANACAYNDFALLRLDRADARRVSPSIPVLGGPTGINTAGTRFGASVYSYGNSSLRFGISRLSPKEGLSLGTSGGGWMHAVYTATPGIPGDSGSPFVDAQGRALGVLSTLAIAPVAGSNNVSDLGRALAYANNKGGVKVQLKRGGTFRGGGSILRGLLG, via the coding sequence ATGACGCCCAGCCCCCGCCTGTTCGCCGGCGTTGCCGCCGCCGCCCTCACCTTCGGCAGCCTCGTGGCGGCGGCGCCCGCCAGTGCCGCCCACACCGGCCCGACGATCCACCCCGGCGTGCAGACCTACACCGCCGGCGCGCAGTGCACCGCCAACTTCGTCTTCACCGACCGGACCGACACCTACATCGGCCAGGCCGCGCACTGCTCGGGCACCGGCGGCAGCACCGAGACCAACGGCTGCCGCGCGAAGTCCCTGCCGCTGGGCACGAAGGTGACGGTCGACGGCGCGACGCGACCGGCCACGATGGTCTACAACTCGTGGCTCACCATGCGGGCCCGCGGCGAGAAGGATGCCAACGCCTGTGCCTACAACGACTTCGCCCTGCTCCGGTTGGACCGGGCGGACGCCCGCCGCGTCAGCCCCTCGATCCCCGTGCTGGGTGGGCCGACGGGGATCAACACCGCCGGCACCCGCTTCGGTGCGAGCGTCTATTCCTACGGCAACTCCAGCCTCCGGTTCGGCATCTCCCGGCTGTCGCCCAAGGAGGGCCTCAGCCTGGGGACCTCCGGCGGCGGCTGGATGCATGCCGTCTACACCGCGACGCCGGGCATCCCCGGTGACTCCGGCAGCCCCTTCGTCGATGCGCAGGGCCGGGCGCTCGGTGTCCTGTCCACGCTGGCTATCGCCCCTGTCGCGGGGAGCAACAACGTGAGCGACCTCGGCAGGGCGCTGGCCTACGCCAACAACAAGGGCGGCGTGAAGGTCCAGCTGAAGCGCGGCGGTACCTTCCGCGGCGGTGGCTCGATTTTGCGCGGCCTGCTCGGGTAG